The proteins below come from a single Miscanthus floridulus cultivar M001 chromosome 1, ASM1932011v1, whole genome shotgun sequence genomic window:
- the LOC136450876 gene encoding branched-chain-amino-acid aminotransferase 5, chloroplastic-like isoform X3 yields MAQNGCHAATTNQIQNHIYSMPSLCYKVPSTAKCHASVATSYIRETSEVTGLDWDNLGFGLIETDFMYVAKCGPDGIFSKGEVLPFGPIALSPSAGVLNYGQGLFEGLKAYRKTDGSILLFRPEENAIRMISGAERMCMPAPTVEQFVDAVKQTVLANKRWVPPTGKGSLYIRPLLIGSGAVLGLAPAPEYSFIIFVSPVGNYFKEGLSPINLIVEEKFHRASPGGTGGVKTIGNYASVLKAQKVAKGKGYSDVLYLDAVHDKYLEEVSSCNIFVVKDNVISTPAIKGTILPGITRKSIIEVAQSKGFKVEERLVSVDELLNADEVFCTGTAVVVSPVGSVTYMGKRVEYGNQGVGVVSQQLYKSLTSLQMGNVEDWMGWTVQLNQ; encoded by the exons ATGGCACAGAATGGTTGCCATGCTGCGACCACAAATCAG atccagaaccacatttattcGATGCCAAGTCTCTGTTACAAGGTTCCTAGCACGGCAAAATGCCATGCTTCTGTGGCAACAAGTTACAT CAGGGAAACATCAGAGGTCACTGGTTTGGACTGGGATAACCTTGGCTTTGGCCTCATCGAGACTGACTTTATGTATGttgcgaaatgtggacctgatgGAATCTTTTCCAAAGGTGAAGTCCTACCTTTTGGTCCTATAGCACTGAGTCCTTCTGCTGGAGTCTTAAACTATGGACAG GGATTGTTTGAAGGCCTAAAAGCATATAGGAAAACTGATGGGTCCATCCTTCTATTTCGTCCAGAGGAGAATGCTATAAGGATGATAAGTGGTGCAGAGAGGATGTGTATGCCTGCTCCAACTGTTGAGCAATTCGTTGATGCTGTTAAACAAACTGTTTTGGCAAATAAAAGATGG GTGCCTCCTACTGGTAAAGGTTCCCTGTATATCAGGCCACTCCTAATAGGAAGCGGGGCTGTTCTTGGTCTTGCACCTGCTCCTGAGTATAGCTTTATCATTTTTGTATCCCCTGTTGGGAATTATTTCAAG GAAGGTTTATCTCCTATTAATTTGATCGTTGAGGAGAAATTTCACCGTGCCAGCCCTGGTGGAACTGGAGGCGTGAAAACCATTGGAAACTATGCCTCA GTACTGAAAGCACAAAAGGTTGCAAAGGGGAAAGGATATTCTGATGTCCTTTACTTGGATGCTGTTCATGACAAATATCTTGAAGAAGTCTCTTCCTGCAATATTTTTGTTGTGAAA GACAATGTTATTTCTACTCCTGCCATTAAAGGAACAATACTGCCTGGTATAACAAGGAAAAGTATCATTGAAGTTGCTCAGAGCAAAGGCTTCAAG GTTGAGGAGCGCCTGGTGTCAGTAGATGAGTTGCTTAACGCTGATGAAGTTTTCTGCACGGGGACTGCTGTTGTGGTGTCACCTGTGGGGAGCGTTACATATATGGGGAAAAG GGTGGAATATGGCAACCAAGGAGTCGGTGTCGTGTCTCAGCAACTATACAAGTCACTTACAAGCCTCCAGATGGGCAATGTGGAGGACTGGATGGGTTGGACCGTGCAACTTAACCAGTAG
- the LOC136450876 gene encoding branched-chain-amino-acid aminotransferase 5, chloroplastic-like isoform X4, translated as MAQNGCHAATTNQIQNHIYSMPSLCYKVPSTAKCHASVATSYMETSEVTGLDWDNLGFGLIETDFMYVAKCGPDGIFSKGEVLPFGPIALSPSAGVLNYGQGLFEGLKAYRKTDGSILLFRPEENAIRMISGAERMCMPAPTVEQFVDAVKQTVLANKRWVPPTGKGSLYIRPLLIGSGAVLGLAPAPEYSFIIFVSPVGNYFKEGLSPINLIVEEKFHRASPGGTGGVKTIGNYASVLKAQKVAKGKGYSDVLYLDAVHDKYLEEVSSCNIFVVKDNVISTPAIKGTILPGITRKSIIEVAQSKGFKVEERLVSVDELLNADEVFCTGTAVVVSPVGSVTYMGKRVEYGNQGVGVVSQQLYKSLTSLQMGNVEDWMGWTVQLNQ; from the exons ATGGCACAGAATGGTTGCCATGCTGCGACCACAAATCAG atccagaaccacatttattcGATGCCAAGTCTCTGTTACAAGGTTCCTAGCACGGCAAAATGCCATGCTTCTGTGGCAACAAGTTACAT GGAAACATCAGAGGTCACTGGTTTGGACTGGGATAACCTTGGCTTTGGCCTCATCGAGACTGACTTTATGTATGttgcgaaatgtggacctgatgGAATCTTTTCCAAAGGTGAAGTCCTACCTTTTGGTCCTATAGCACTGAGTCCTTCTGCTGGAGTCTTAAACTATGGACAG GGATTGTTTGAAGGCCTAAAAGCATATAGGAAAACTGATGGGTCCATCCTTCTATTTCGTCCAGAGGAGAATGCTATAAGGATGATAAGTGGTGCAGAGAGGATGTGTATGCCTGCTCCAACTGTTGAGCAATTCGTTGATGCTGTTAAACAAACTGTTTTGGCAAATAAAAGATGG GTGCCTCCTACTGGTAAAGGTTCCCTGTATATCAGGCCACTCCTAATAGGAAGCGGGGCTGTTCTTGGTCTTGCACCTGCTCCTGAGTATAGCTTTATCATTTTTGTATCCCCTGTTGGGAATTATTTCAAG GAAGGTTTATCTCCTATTAATTTGATCGTTGAGGAGAAATTTCACCGTGCCAGCCCTGGTGGAACTGGAGGCGTGAAAACCATTGGAAACTATGCCTCA GTACTGAAAGCACAAAAGGTTGCAAAGGGGAAAGGATATTCTGATGTCCTTTACTTGGATGCTGTTCATGACAAATATCTTGAAGAAGTCTCTTCCTGCAATATTTTTGTTGTGAAA GACAATGTTATTTCTACTCCTGCCATTAAAGGAACAATACTGCCTGGTATAACAAGGAAAAGTATCATTGAAGTTGCTCAGAGCAAAGGCTTCAAG GTTGAGGAGCGCCTGGTGTCAGTAGATGAGTTGCTTAACGCTGATGAAGTTTTCTGCACGGGGACTGCTGTTGTGGTGTCACCTGTGGGGAGCGTTACATATATGGGGAAAAG GGTGGAATATGGCAACCAAGGAGTCGGTGTCGTGTCTCAGCAACTATACAAGTCACTTACAAGCCTCCAGATGGGCAATGTGGAGGACTGGATGGGTTGGACCGTGCAACTTAACCAGTAG
- the LOC136450876 gene encoding branched-chain-amino-acid aminotransferase 5, chloroplastic-like isoform X1: MELRLASRGARSAAPPLSGCLSRHSLSPWLKIQNHIYSMPSLCYKVPSTAKCHASVATSYIRETSEVTGLDWDNLGFGLIETDFMYVAKCGPDGIFSKGEVLPFGPIALSPSAGVLNYGQGLFEGLKAYRKTDGSILLFRPEENAIRMISGAERMCMPAPTVEQFVDAVKQTVLANKRWVPPTGKGSLYIRPLLIGSGAVLGLAPAPEYSFIIFVSPVGNYFKEGLSPINLIVEEKFHRASPGGTGGVKTIGNYASVLKAQKVAKGKGYSDVLYLDAVHDKYLEEVSSCNIFVVKDNVISTPAIKGTILPGITRKSIIEVAQSKGFKVEERLVSVDELLNADEVFCTGTAVVVSPVGSVTYMGKRVEYGNQGVGVVSQQLYKSLTSLQMGNVEDWMGWTVQLNQ; this comes from the exons atggagctccgcctcgcctcccGCGGCGCCCGTTCGGCCGCTCCGCCGCTTTCCGGCTGCTTGTCGCGGCACTCGCTCTCGCCGTGGCTCAAG atccagaaccacatttattcGATGCCAAGTCTCTGTTACAAGGTTCCTAGCACGGCAAAATGCCATGCTTCTGTGGCAACAAGTTACAT CAGGGAAACATCAGAGGTCACTGGTTTGGACTGGGATAACCTTGGCTTTGGCCTCATCGAGACTGACTTTATGTATGttgcgaaatgtggacctgatgGAATCTTTTCCAAAGGTGAAGTCCTACCTTTTGGTCCTATAGCACTGAGTCCTTCTGCTGGAGTCTTAAACTATGGACAG GGATTGTTTGAAGGCCTAAAAGCATATAGGAAAACTGATGGGTCCATCCTTCTATTTCGTCCAGAGGAGAATGCTATAAGGATGATAAGTGGTGCAGAGAGGATGTGTATGCCTGCTCCAACTGTTGAGCAATTCGTTGATGCTGTTAAACAAACTGTTTTGGCAAATAAAAGATGG GTGCCTCCTACTGGTAAAGGTTCCCTGTATATCAGGCCACTCCTAATAGGAAGCGGGGCTGTTCTTGGTCTTGCACCTGCTCCTGAGTATAGCTTTATCATTTTTGTATCCCCTGTTGGGAATTATTTCAAG GAAGGTTTATCTCCTATTAATTTGATCGTTGAGGAGAAATTTCACCGTGCCAGCCCTGGTGGAACTGGAGGCGTGAAAACCATTGGAAACTATGCCTCA GTACTGAAAGCACAAAAGGTTGCAAAGGGGAAAGGATATTCTGATGTCCTTTACTTGGATGCTGTTCATGACAAATATCTTGAAGAAGTCTCTTCCTGCAATATTTTTGTTGTGAAA GACAATGTTATTTCTACTCCTGCCATTAAAGGAACAATACTGCCTGGTATAACAAGGAAAAGTATCATTGAAGTTGCTCAGAGCAAAGGCTTCAAG GTTGAGGAGCGCCTGGTGTCAGTAGATGAGTTGCTTAACGCTGATGAAGTTTTCTGCACGGGGACTGCTGTTGTGGTGTCACCTGTGGGGAGCGTTACATATATGGGGAAAAG GGTGGAATATGGCAACCAAGGAGTCGGTGTCGTGTCTCAGCAACTATACAAGTCACTTACAAGCCTCCAGATGGGCAATGTGGAGGACTGGATGGGTTGGACCGTGCAACTTAACCAGTAG
- the LOC136450876 gene encoding branched-chain-amino-acid aminotransferase 5, chloroplastic-like isoform X2, translating to MELRLASRGARSAAPPLSGCLSRHSLSPWLKIQNHIYSMPSLCYKVPSTAKCHASVATSYMETSEVTGLDWDNLGFGLIETDFMYVAKCGPDGIFSKGEVLPFGPIALSPSAGVLNYGQGLFEGLKAYRKTDGSILLFRPEENAIRMISGAERMCMPAPTVEQFVDAVKQTVLANKRWVPPTGKGSLYIRPLLIGSGAVLGLAPAPEYSFIIFVSPVGNYFKEGLSPINLIVEEKFHRASPGGTGGVKTIGNYASVLKAQKVAKGKGYSDVLYLDAVHDKYLEEVSSCNIFVVKDNVISTPAIKGTILPGITRKSIIEVAQSKGFKVEERLVSVDELLNADEVFCTGTAVVVSPVGSVTYMGKRVEYGNQGVGVVSQQLYKSLTSLQMGNVEDWMGWTVQLNQ from the exons atggagctccgcctcgcctcccGCGGCGCCCGTTCGGCCGCTCCGCCGCTTTCCGGCTGCTTGTCGCGGCACTCGCTCTCGCCGTGGCTCAAG atccagaaccacatttattcGATGCCAAGTCTCTGTTACAAGGTTCCTAGCACGGCAAAATGCCATGCTTCTGTGGCAACAAGTTACAT GGAAACATCAGAGGTCACTGGTTTGGACTGGGATAACCTTGGCTTTGGCCTCATCGAGACTGACTTTATGTATGttgcgaaatgtggacctgatgGAATCTTTTCCAAAGGTGAAGTCCTACCTTTTGGTCCTATAGCACTGAGTCCTTCTGCTGGAGTCTTAAACTATGGACAG GGATTGTTTGAAGGCCTAAAAGCATATAGGAAAACTGATGGGTCCATCCTTCTATTTCGTCCAGAGGAGAATGCTATAAGGATGATAAGTGGTGCAGAGAGGATGTGTATGCCTGCTCCAACTGTTGAGCAATTCGTTGATGCTGTTAAACAAACTGTTTTGGCAAATAAAAGATGG GTGCCTCCTACTGGTAAAGGTTCCCTGTATATCAGGCCACTCCTAATAGGAAGCGGGGCTGTTCTTGGTCTTGCACCTGCTCCTGAGTATAGCTTTATCATTTTTGTATCCCCTGTTGGGAATTATTTCAAG GAAGGTTTATCTCCTATTAATTTGATCGTTGAGGAGAAATTTCACCGTGCCAGCCCTGGTGGAACTGGAGGCGTGAAAACCATTGGAAACTATGCCTCA GTACTGAAAGCACAAAAGGTTGCAAAGGGGAAAGGATATTCTGATGTCCTTTACTTGGATGCTGTTCATGACAAATATCTTGAAGAAGTCTCTTCCTGCAATATTTTTGTTGTGAAA GACAATGTTATTTCTACTCCTGCCATTAAAGGAACAATACTGCCTGGTATAACAAGGAAAAGTATCATTGAAGTTGCTCAGAGCAAAGGCTTCAAG GTTGAGGAGCGCCTGGTGTCAGTAGATGAGTTGCTTAACGCTGATGAAGTTTTCTGCACGGGGACTGCTGTTGTGGTGTCACCTGTGGGGAGCGTTACATATATGGGGAAAAG GGTGGAATATGGCAACCAAGGAGTCGGTGTCGTGTCTCAGCAACTATACAAGTCACTTACAAGCCTCCAGATGGGCAATGTGGAGGACTGGATGGGTTGGACCGTGCAACTTAACCAGTAG